A DNA window from Rhodospirillales bacterium RIFCSPLOWO2_02_FULL_58_16 contains the following coding sequences:
- a CDS encoding ribosome-binding factor A, with protein sequence MRKREGKAPSQRQLRVGEELRHALALILERGEIRDPGLAGVSVTVTEIRIGPDLRNATVYVMPLGGGGKETVVEALTRARPFLRRRLADAVKLRHVPDLSFRADPSFDEASRIEALLRSPTIKRDLDIKDKDHGA encoded by the coding sequence ATGAGAAAACGGGAGGGCAAGGCTCCCAGTCAGCGTCAATTAAGGGTTGGCGAGGAGTTGCGCCATGCTTTGGCGTTAATTCTGGAGCGCGGCGAGATTCGCGACCCCGGCCTGGCCGGCGTTTCCGTCACCGTGACCGAAATCCGCATTGGACCCGATCTGCGTAACGCCACCGTCTATGTCATGCCGCTGGGCGGCGGCGGAAAGGAGACCGTAGTTGAAGCCTTGACCAGGGCGCGGCCGTTCCTGCGACGCCGCTTGGCCGACGCGGTGAAATTGAGGCATGTCCCGGACCTTTCGTTTCGCGCCGATCCTTCTTTCGACGAGGCAAGCCGCATCGAGGCCCTGCTGCGAAGCCCCACGATAAAACGCGACCTTGATATAAAGGACAAAGACCATGGGGCGTAG
- a CDS encoding 30S ribosomal protein S15 gives MSIAAERKQELIKEFAVKEGDTGSPEVQVAILSERIQNLTEHFKAHNKDNHSRRGLLMMVSQRRRLLDYVKNQDVKRYEQLVKRLGLRR, from the coding sequence ATGTCGATTGCCGCAGAGCGGAAACAGGAACTCATTAAAGAGTTCGCTGTCAAAGAGGGCGATACCGGATCGCCTGAGGTGCAGGTCGCTATTCTGAGCGAGCGCATCCAGAATCTCACCGAACACTTTAAGGCCCATAATAAAGATAATCATTCACGTCGCGGTCTTCTGATGATGGTCAGCCAGCGCCGCCGCCTGCTTGATTATGTGAAAAACCAGGACGTCAAACGCTATGAACAACTGGTCAAGCGTTTGGGTCTGCGCAGATAA
- a CDS encoding tRNA pseudouridine(55) synthase TruB, with protein MGRSRKGAPIHGWLIIDKPLGISSSAVVGKAQRLIGAAKAGHCGTLDPLATGVLPLALGEATKTTAYAMNSVKSYRFKIRWGEARSTDDAEGEVIETSDRRPAEDAIIAALGAFIGDIEQTPPQFSAIKINGQRAYQLARANRTADIKPRQVRVNTFDLIGMPDADHGEFEVTSGKGVYMRSLARDLARKLGTVGYISELRRTRVGPFTEEMAISLEKLEALGHSPQLLDLLLPVETALDDIPALALTEAEACSLRYGQPVPVLPVASRVPLENVDQGDIVCAMAGGKPVAMARIMGGEIRPLRVFNL; from the coding sequence ATGGGGCGTAGCCGCAAAGGCGCTCCGATTCACGGCTGGCTGATTATCGACAAGCCGTTGGGCATCAGTTCCAGCGCCGTCGTCGGCAAGGCGCAGAGACTGATCGGCGCCGCCAAGGCGGGACATTGCGGCACTTTGGACCCCCTGGCCACCGGCGTTCTTCCCCTGGCGCTGGGAGAGGCCACCAAGACCACGGCATACGCCATGAACAGCGTCAAGTCATATCGCTTCAAAATCCGTTGGGGCGAAGCGCGGTCAACAGATGACGCTGAAGGCGAAGTGATCGAAACCAGCGACCGGCGCCCCGCCGAGGACGCAATCATAGCGGCGCTCGGCGCGTTTATCGGCGATATCGAACAAACTCCGCCTCAATTTTCGGCGATCAAGATCAACGGCCAAAGAGCCTACCAACTTGCCCGCGCCAACCGGACGGCGGATATCAAGCCCAGGCAAGTACGGGTCAATACATTCGATCTCATCGGTATGCCCGACGCCGACCATGGAGAGTTTGAGGTGACGTCGGGAAAAGGCGTCTATATGCGCAGTCTGGCGCGGGATTTAGCCCGGAAGCTGGGAACCGTCGGATATATATCGGAGCTGAGACGGACCCGCGTCGGCCCCTTCACGGAAGAAATGGCGATTTCCCTGGAAAAGCTCGAAGCCCTGGGGCATAGTCCGCAACTTCTGGACCTTCTGCTTCCGGTTGAGACCGCGCTGGACGACATCCCGGCACTGGCCTTGACTGAGGCGGAAGCGTGTTCTTTGCGATACGGTCAGCCCGTTCCGGTGCTGCCTGTGGCGAGCCGGGTTCCCCTCGAAAACGTAGACCAGGGCGACATCGTTTGCGCCATGGCCGGGGGTAAGCCGGTAGCAATGGCCAGAATAATGGGAGGGGAAATCAGGCCTCTCCGTGTTTTTAACTTGTAA
- a CDS encoding transcription termination/antitermination protein NusA encodes METDAVHARPELLQVAEAVARDKGIEQSEVLEAMEQAIQKAGRSKYGHDHDIRASIDRKSGEITLARYIEVAEVVENEITQITLEKAHETMKDAKIGDFLADPLPPIDFGRIAAQTAKQVIVQKVREAERKRQYLEYKDRIGEVVNGLVKRIEFGNIIVDLGRAEALLRRDEAIPREHFSNGDRVRAYIMDVREEQRGPQIFLSRTHNQFMAKLFAQEVPEIYDGIIEIMSVARDPGSRAKIAVLSHDSSIDPVGPCIGMRGSRVQAVVGELQGEKIDIIQWSADPATFIVNALAPAEVAKVVIDEEANRIEIVVPDEQLSLAIGRRGQNVRLASQLSGWNIDILTEAEESDRRNEEFHGRSQILIDALDVDDVIAHLLVSEGFSSVEDVAFVPLEDLVGIEGFSREVAGEIQERACAFIANRNEEFTRRRTELGVTDDLASIEGVTPELLVALGEKGVKSRDDLADLDSGELMEIAPKGSMNEAAADKIIMAARAHWFPDEAAPGENASDEKD; translated from the coding sequence ATGGAAACTGATGCAGTTCACGCCCGTCCCGAGTTATTGCAGGTAGCCGAGGCGGTTGCCCGCGACAAAGGTATCGAACAGAGCGAAGTCCTGGAGGCTATGGAGCAGGCCATCCAAAAGGCCGGACGTTCCAAATACGGCCACGACCACGACATTCGCGCCTCCATTGATCGCAAAAGCGGCGAGATCACCCTTGCCCGTTATATCGAGGTGGCCGAGGTGGTTGAAAACGAGATCACCCAGATTACCCTTGAGAAGGCTCACGAGACCATGAAGGACGCCAAAATCGGCGACTTCCTGGCCGACCCCTTGCCGCCCATAGATTTCGGACGCATCGCCGCTCAAACGGCAAAGCAGGTCATCGTCCAGAAAGTGCGCGAAGCCGAACGTAAACGTCAATACCTGGAATACAAGGATCGCATCGGCGAAGTCGTCAACGGTCTGGTCAAGCGCATTGAGTTCGGCAATATCATTGTTGACCTCGGACGCGCCGAGGCCCTGTTGCGTCGCGACGAAGCCATTCCCCGCGAACATTTTTCCAACGGCGACCGCGTGCGCGCCTACATCATGGACGTGCGCGAAGAACAGCGCGGCCCGCAAATTTTCCTGTCCAGAACCCACAATCAATTCATGGCCAAGCTGTTCGCCCAGGAAGTGCCGGAAATTTATGACGGCATTATTGAAATCATGTCGGTGGCCAGAGACCCCGGCTCACGCGCCAAGATCGCCGTATTGTCTCATGATTCGAGCATTGACCCCGTCGGTCCCTGCATCGGAATGCGCGGATCGCGCGTCCAGGCCGTAGTCGGCGAGTTGCAAGGCGAAAAGATTGATATCATCCAATGGTCGGCGGATCCCGCCACCTTTATTGTCAACGCTCTGGCCCCCGCCGAGGTCGCCAAGGTGGTGATCGACGAGGAAGCGAACCGCATCGAGATTGTGGTCCCCGACGAACAGCTCAGCCTCGCCATCGGCAGGCGCGGCCAGAATGTGCGTTTAGCTTCCCAGCTATCGGGTTGGAACATCGATATCTTGACCGAAGCCGAGGAATCGGATCGCCGCAACGAGGAATTCCACGGTCGTTCCCAGATATTGATCGATGCCCTTGACGTGGACGACGTCATCGCTCACCTGCTGGTTTCCGAAGGATTCTCCTCAGTGGAAGATGTCGCTTTTGTCCCCCTTGAGGACTTGGTCGGCATTGAAGGCTTCAGCAGGGAAGTGGCCGGCGAGATACAAGAACGCGCCTGCGCCTTTATTGCCAACCGTAACGAGGAATTTACGCGCCGCCGCACGGAATTGGGCGTTACGGATGATTTGGCCTCGATTGAGGGAGTAACGCCGGAGCTGCTGGTGGCGTTGGGTGAAAAAGGCGTAAAGAGCCGCGATGATCTGGCTGACCTCGACAGCGGAGAGTTGATGGAAATTGCGCCGAAGGGATCGATGAACGAAGCGGCTGCCGACAAGATTATCATGGCGGCGCGCGCCCACTGGTTCCCGGACGAAGCCGCCCCCGGAGAGAACGCCTCTGACGAAAAAGATTAA
- a CDS encoding translation initiation factor IF-2, whose amino-acid sequence MTEIKEKEQDSTKKPGTIRPGRMELNKTIESGQVRQNFSHGRSKMVTVEVRKKRTFATDAGGRMAEVKRSGLAAHEAAFNDAVRGIHEDDPVADSLRLSGQNLTTEEKAVRVRALEDARKADDMAAKRADEAPSEAPGKEAEKGVADKDDVSRLRTEKEDERRREDEDTQKREQMAKASAAAALVKLQAMEESETNDDKKSRDTIKRAARTETLRPVSALRRGEPRRRSGKLTIDEALGVREERTRSLASVKRARAKQKQQFNQGDGNKIFREVTVPETITVQELSNRMAERGADVIRALMKMDVMVTLNQVIDADTAELVVAEFGHKLKRVSESDVEIGLKGEVDEAVNLISRAPVVTVMGHVDHGKTSLLDALREANVADREAGGITQHIGAYQVTCPSGGKITFIDTPGHAAFTAMRARGAKVTDIVVLVVAADDGIMPQTIEAISHAKAANVPIVVAINKMDKPNADAGRVRTELLQHDVVVEEMGGDVLAVEVSAKGRTNLDKLEEVILLQAEVLDLKSNPNRPAEGVVIESKVERGRGPVATVLVKRGTLRLGDIIVAGGEWGRVRALIDSNGKSLEEAGPSVPVEVLGLSYTPFAGDEVAVIESEARAREVTEFRKRKLRDAKAAKNVRGTLAEMFETIADGEAKELPVVVKTDVHGSEEAILAAMNKMGTNEVKVTVLYSGVGGVNESDVILARASNALVIGFNVRANPQARAMAKRDAVEIRYYSIIYNVIDDLRGLLSGMLSPTIKEKFLGNAEIREVFNITKVGKVAGCMVVEGIMRRGAKVRLVRDSVVIHEGDLSQLKRFKDDVKEVKDGQDCGMAFANYHDIQAGDVIECFEIEEVARELEA is encoded by the coding sequence ATGACCGAGATCAAAGAAAAAGAGCAAGATTCCACGAAGAAACCGGGGACCATACGGCCCGGCAGGATGGAACTCAATAAAACCATCGAGTCCGGGCAGGTTCGTCAGAATTTTTCTCATGGCCGTTCGAAGATGGTGACTGTCGAGGTCCGCAAAAAGCGGACCTTTGCCACGGATGCCGGCGGTCGCATGGCCGAAGTCAAACGAAGCGGACTTGCCGCCCATGAAGCCGCTTTTAATGACGCCGTCAGGGGTATCCACGAAGACGACCCCGTTGCCGACTCTCTGCGGCTGTCCGGGCAAAACCTGACCACGGAAGAAAAAGCGGTTCGCGTTCGCGCCCTTGAGGACGCCCGTAAAGCGGATGACATGGCGGCAAAGCGTGCCGACGAAGCCCCTTCGGAAGCGCCCGGGAAAGAGGCGGAAAAAGGCGTCGCCGATAAAGATGATGTTTCGCGGTTACGCACCGAGAAGGAAGATGAGCGCCGCCGGGAAGATGAAGATACCCAAAAGCGGGAACAGATGGCGAAAGCGTCCGCAGCGGCGGCCCTGGTCAAATTGCAGGCCATGGAAGAAAGCGAAACAAACGACGATAAAAAAAGCCGCGACACCATCAAGCGGGCGGCCCGTACGGAAACTTTGCGCCCGGTCTCGGCCCTGCGCCGTGGAGAACCCAGACGGCGCTCCGGCAAGCTTACCATTGACGAAGCTCTCGGCGTTCGTGAAGAGCGGACCCGCAGCCTCGCCTCCGTCAAGCGCGCCCGCGCCAAGCAAAAACAGCAATTCAACCAGGGTGACGGAAATAAAATCTTCCGCGAGGTAACGGTCCCCGAAACCATCACCGTGCAGGAACTGTCCAACCGCATGGCAGAACGCGGCGCCGACGTTATCAGAGCGCTGATGAAAATGGACGTTATGGTCACCCTGAATCAGGTGATCGACGCCGATACGGCGGAACTGGTGGTCGCCGAATTCGGCCATAAATTAAAGCGCGTCAGCGAATCCGACGTAGAGATCGGCTTAAAAGGCGAAGTAGACGAGGCGGTCAATCTTATTTCCAGGGCGCCGGTGGTAACCGTCATGGGACATGTGGACCACGGCAAAACGTCTCTTCTTGACGCCCTGCGCGAGGCTAACGTCGCCGACCGGGAGGCCGGAGGCATTACCCAGCACATCGGCGCCTATCAGGTAACCTGCCCTTCCGGAGGCAAAATCACCTTTATCGACACTCCCGGACACGCGGCCTTTACCGCCATGCGCGCCCGTGGCGCCAAGGTTACCGATATCGTTGTTCTCGTCGTTGCCGCCGATGACGGCATCATGCCGCAAACCATCGAGGCCATCAGCCACGCCAAGGCCGCCAATGTCCCCATCGTTGTCGCCATCAACAAGATGGACAAGCCTAATGCCGATGCCGGTCGAGTCCGCACCGAACTGCTCCAGCATGATGTTGTCGTCGAGGAAATGGGGGGCGATGTTCTTGCCGTAGAAGTCTCCGCCAAAGGAAGAACTAACCTGGATAAACTTGAGGAAGTCATTCTTCTCCAGGCGGAGGTTCTAGACCTTAAATCCAACCCTAACCGCCCGGCCGAAGGCGTGGTCATCGAATCCAAGGTGGAACGCGGACGGGGGCCGGTGGCGACCGTTCTGGTGAAACGCGGGACGCTGCGTCTGGGCGATATCATCGTTGCCGGCGGCGAGTGGGGCCGAGTGCGCGCCCTGATCGATTCCAACGGCAAAAGCCTTGAAGAAGCCGGCCCCTCCGTTCCCGTCGAGGTGCTGGGGTTAAGTTATACGCCGTTTGCCGGGGACGAAGTCGCCGTCATCGAAAGCGAAGCCCGCGCCCGCGAGGTCACCGAATTCCGCAAACGCAAACTGCGCGACGCCAAGGCGGCCAAGAATGTTCGGGGAACCCTTGCCGAAATGTTTGAAACCATCGCCGACGGCGAGGCCAAAGAACTGCCGGTTGTAGTCAAGACCGACGTCCATGGCTCGGAAGAAGCTATTCTCGCCGCCATGAATAAAATGGGGACCAATGAAGTCAAGGTAACCGTGCTTTACTCAGGCGTCGGCGGCGTCAATGAATCAGATGTAATCCTGGCACGAGCCAGCAACGCTCTGGTCATCGGCTTTAATGTGCGGGCCAACCCCCAGGCCCGCGCCATGGCCAAGCGGGACGCTGTGGAAATCCGTTATTACTCAATTATATACAACGTGATCGACGATCTCAGAGGCCTGCTGTCGGGAATGCTTTCGCCGACAATCAAGGAAAAGTTCCTGGGCAATGCGGAAATTCGCGAGGTGTTCAATATCACCAAGGTAGGCAAGGTCGCCGGTTGCATGGTCGTCGAGGGCATTATGCGGCGCGGCGCCAAGGTGCGTCTGGTGCGCGACAGCGTGGTTATCCATGAGGGTGATTTATCCCAACTCAAGCGTTTCAAGGACGATGTCAAGGAAGTCAAGGACGGCCAGGATTGCGGCATGGCCTTCGCCAATTATCATGACATCCAGGCCGGCGACGTCATAGAATGTTTTGAAATTGAGGAAGTGGCCCGTGAACTGGAAGCGTAA
- a CDS encoding ribosome maturation factor RimP, which produces MDLPDRIERLVAPTVEAMGYDIVRVQLHGQQGLQIMAERRDGKTMQVADCAEISRAVTAVLEVEDPVLWSYALEVSSPGIDRPLVKLGDYERFAGFEAKIETDKLVDGRKRFRGRLLGVEGETVRIQTAENIAELPFRDIRRGKLVLTDELMAATDKH; this is translated from the coding sequence ATGGACTTGCCCGACCGCATCGAGCGGCTTGTTGCACCGACCGTTGAAGCCATGGGTTACGATATCGTGCGCGTGCAGCTTCATGGTCAACAGGGGTTGCAGATTATGGCGGAGCGCCGGGACGGCAAGACGATGCAGGTCGCTGATTGCGCCGAAATCAGCCGAGCCGTCACCGCTGTTCTGGAAGTGGAAGACCCCGTTTTATGGTCTTACGCGCTGGAGGTAAGTTCGCCGGGCATTGACCGGCCCTTGGTTAAGCTCGGCGATTATGAGCGCTTCGCCGGGTTCGAGGCCAAGATAGAGACCGATAAGTTGGTTGACGGGCGTAAACGCTTTAGGGGTCGGCTGTTAGGCGTCGAAGGAGAGACCGTAAGGATACAGACAGCGGAAAATATCGCGGAACTGCCGTTCCGGGATATCCGCCGAGGAAAACTTGTTTTAACCGACGAACTGATGGCCGCTACAGATAAACATTAA